Proteins from a genomic interval of Stenotrophomonas sp. 24(2023):
- a CDS encoding TonB-dependent receptor, which translates to MNKTLLAVALSVVLTSTALAQDAAPTSGGTTATDLDAVSVIGSGEARQVQRITRENLDILPPGTSLQKTLNLLPGVNAQSADALGTNEQSMTLSLRGFNSTRLGYTLDGVPLGDGAYNNYNGLTINRALISENMAGAELAVGIGSLGTPSTSNLGGTISYTSDRPAKERGGRLVQTFGSDANRRTSVRVDSGEYNGFSGYVSGMNAVSDLWNDQTAYNRSTTRQFNAKGVWNFGRGQVTGFVDTSRTSQADYFYLSKDAMARGLGWDWGGYAPDWNKAVAKAYCNTASFNAARCDASGPDKDADGAFTAGQILRDDNLYYLAGDFFVADGFTVRALAYHHDDRGEGHNWNSGAYSNKGTAQEIPIIFRNTIYTIDRDGGTLSFDWELGAHRIEGGVWYERNTSSAERYQTAVDGPRDLSGMNTLPSDVGVFAQRTRWKTHQVFLKDTWRLLDDRLTLEFGAKSPHATSDAQALPGDAKTPIAATSNNQFATGSLKASKNLLPSVGANFRLADHHEVFASYAENIAMFQGGFKLGPQAVSQATWNAQGDLKPEESRSLEAGYRFVGDTVQASVAAYTVRFDNRLLQYNPCDSRQPVGPTCGNRFYNVGGVDSRGAEFTVLWTPNAHFSWYTSASLNRSTYASNYVQAGVEQQIKGKIQTDTPQRLLATELTWRNNGWFATLRGKYTGERFYTYTNDQGFGGFTVFDLAGGYDLGRVGFAKAVRLSFNVTNLTDKRYASNLDSSVFAPSDPAGKLYVFHASAPRQVFGSIDVRF; encoded by the coding sequence ATGAACAAGACGTTGTTGGCCGTTGCGTTGTCTGTTGTCCTGACATCCACGGCCCTGGCGCAGGACGCTGCCCCGACCTCCGGCGGCACCACCGCCACCGACCTGGATGCCGTGTCGGTGATCGGCAGCGGCGAGGCCCGCCAGGTGCAGCGCATCACCCGTGAAAACCTCGACATCCTGCCGCCGGGCACCAGCCTGCAGAAGACGCTGAACCTGCTGCCGGGTGTCAACGCACAGTCGGCCGATGCGCTGGGCACCAACGAGCAGTCGATGACCCTGAGCCTGCGTGGCTTCAATTCCACCCGCCTGGGCTACACGCTCGATGGCGTGCCGCTGGGCGATGGCGCCTACAACAACTACAACGGCCTGACCATCAACCGCGCCCTGATCAGCGAGAACATGGCCGGCGCCGAACTGGCCGTGGGCATCGGCAGCCTGGGCACGCCCTCCACCAGCAACCTGGGCGGCACGATCTCCTACACCTCCGACCGCCCGGCCAAGGAACGGGGCGGGCGCCTGGTGCAGACCTTCGGCAGCGATGCCAACCGCCGCACCTCCGTGCGCGTGGACAGCGGCGAGTACAACGGCTTCTCCGGCTACGTGTCCGGCATGAACGCCGTCTCGGACCTGTGGAACGACCAGACCGCCTACAACAGATCCACGACCCGGCAGTTCAACGCCAAGGGCGTGTGGAACTTCGGGCGGGGCCAGGTGACCGGTTTCGTCGATACCTCGCGCACCAGCCAGGCCGACTACTTCTACCTGTCCAAGGATGCGATGGCCCGCGGGCTGGGCTGGGACTGGGGCGGCTATGCACCGGACTGGAACAAGGCCGTGGCCAAGGCGTACTGCAACACCGCCAGCTTCAACGCGGCCAGGTGCGATGCCAGCGGCCCGGACAAGGATGCCGATGGCGCCTTCACCGCCGGCCAGATCCTGCGCGATGACAACCTGTACTACCTGGCCGGCGATTTCTTCGTGGCCGACGGCTTCACCGTGCGTGCGCTGGCCTATCATCACGACGATCGTGGCGAAGGCCACAACTGGAACAGCGGCGCGTACTCCAACAAGGGCACCGCGCAGGAAATCCCGATCATCTTCCGCAACACCATCTACACCATCGACCGCGATGGCGGCACGCTTTCCTTCGACTGGGAACTGGGTGCGCACCGCATCGAAGGTGGTGTCTGGTACGAGCGCAACACCAGCAGCGCCGAACGCTACCAGACGGCGGTGGATGGCCCACGCGACCTGAGCGGCATGAACACCCTGCCTTCTGACGTCGGCGTGTTCGCCCAGCGCACCCGCTGGAAGACCCACCAGGTCTTCCTGAAGGACACCTGGCGCCTGCTGGATGACCGGCTGACGCTGGAATTCGGTGCCAAGAGCCCGCATGCCACCTCCGATGCGCAGGCCCTGCCGGGCGATGCGAAGACCCCGATTGCAGCCACCTCCAACAACCAGTTCGCCACCGGCTCGCTGAAGGCCAGCAAGAACCTGCTGCCCAGCGTGGGCGCCAATTTCCGCCTGGCCGACCACCACGAGGTGTTCGCCAGCTACGCCGAGAACATCGCGATGTTCCAGGGCGGATTCAAGCTGGGGCCGCAGGCGGTCAGCCAGGCCACTTGGAATGCGCAGGGCGACCTGAAGCCGGAAGAATCGCGCTCGCTGGAAGCCGGCTACCGCTTCGTGGGCGATACCGTGCAGGCCTCCGTGGCTGCCTATACGGTGCGCTTCGACAACCGCCTGCTGCAGTACAACCCCTGCGACTCGCGCCAGCCGGTCGGCCCCACCTGCGGCAACCGCTTCTACAACGTGGGCGGCGTGGACAGCCGCGGCGCGGAGTTCACCGTGCTGTGGACCCCGAACGCCCATTTCAGCTGGTACACCTCGGCCTCGCTGAACCGTTCGACCTACGCATCGAACTACGTGCAGGCCGGCGTGGAGCAGCAGATCAAGGGCAAGATCCAGACCGACACCCCGCAGCGCCTGCTGGCCACGGAACTGACCTGGCGCAACAACGGCTGGTTTGCCACCCTGCGCGGCAAGTACACCGGCGAGCGCTTCTACACCTACACCAACGACCAGGGCTTCGGTGGCTTCACGGTGTTCGACCTGGCCGGCGGCTACGATCTGGGCCGCGTCGGCTTCGCCAAGGCTGTGCGCCTGTCCTTCAACGTGACCAACCTGACCGACAAGCGCTACGCCAGCAACCTGGATTCGAGCGTGTTCGCACCCAGCGATCCGGCCGGCAAGCTGTACGTGTTCCATGCGTCGGCGCCGCGCCAGGTGTTCGGCTCCATCGACGTACGCTTCTGA
- a CDS encoding esterase-like activity of phytase family protein, producing the protein MLATALLLTSLLSTAPVAGHAAPHEAQGTPPRTVQAGGRRYVDKGLVAAGRLPAGTVDFLGDTLGSFSSLAVQPGTWRRTADGYEGTLWTLPDRGRNDPDAGLFYDYAGRLEKLQLRITGANTQATRAAGTVTLVPDGGRVLKDFNGQPFTGADPGDHTVQQRGIVLPSPAGGIGAGRISLDAESLQFTADGHFYIGDEYTANVYYFDAQGQLQGVIVPPPAVQPRRDGAPAFGSLAPPQTGRRNNQGVEGLGLSPDGKRLFVALQSALLQDSARGNAAGRINTRVLVYDVSAGATPSAPIGHYVVTLPAYAHDGKGKLDRTAAQSELRVLDHDRFLLLARDGNGLGKDGPDPIVYKSVLLVDIGKASNLAGTAHETGTDTVLAHADAAALKPGLHAAHSTELLNLLDRGQLARAGLDLDTTRGPHDGLLSEKWEAMDVLPALDPARPDDVLLLVGNDNDFIARHCVMQGEACDSPYDNDNRILVYRLTLP; encoded by the coding sequence ATGCTTGCCACCGCCCTGCTGTTGACCTCGCTGCTGTCCACCGCCCCGGTTGCCGGCCATGCCGCGCCGCACGAGGCACAGGGCACGCCGCCACGCACCGTGCAGGCCGGGGGCCGCCGCTATGTCGACAAGGGGCTGGTGGCGGCCGGGCGGCTGCCGGCCGGCACGGTGGATTTCCTCGGCGACACGCTGGGGTCGTTCTCCTCGCTGGCCGTGCAGCCGGGCACCTGGCGGCGTACGGCCGACGGCTACGAGGGCACGTTGTGGACCCTGCCCGACCGTGGCCGGAATGATCCCGATGCCGGCCTGTTCTACGACTACGCCGGGCGCCTGGAGAAGCTGCAGCTGCGCATCACCGGGGCAAACACGCAGGCGACCCGCGCCGCCGGAACGGTAACGCTGGTACCGGACGGCGGGCGGGTACTGAAGGACTTCAACGGCCAACCCTTCACCGGCGCAGACCCGGGCGACCATACCGTGCAGCAGCGCGGCATCGTGCTGCCCTCGCCTGCCGGAGGCATCGGCGCGGGCAGGATCTCGCTGGATGCCGAGTCGCTGCAGTTCACCGCAGACGGGCACTTCTACATCGGCGATGAGTACACGGCCAACGTCTACTACTTCGACGCGCAGGGCCAGCTGCAGGGCGTGATCGTGCCGCCGCCGGCCGTGCAGCCGCGCCGTGACGGCGCGCCGGCCTTCGGCTCGCTGGCCCCGCCGCAGACCGGTCGCCGCAACAACCAGGGCGTGGAAGGCCTGGGCCTGTCGCCGGACGGCAAGCGCCTGTTCGTCGCGCTGCAGAGCGCGCTGCTGCAGGACAGCGCCCGTGGCAACGCCGCAGGCCGGATCAATACCCGCGTGCTGGTGTACGACGTCTCGGCCGGTGCCACCCCGTCGGCACCCATCGGCCACTACGTGGTCACCCTGCCCGCCTATGCCCACGACGGCAAGGGCAAACTGGACCGTACCGCCGCGCAGAGCGAACTGCGGGTGCTGGACCATGACCGCTTCCTGCTGCTGGCCCGCGATGGCAACGGCCTGGGCAAGGACGGGCCGGACCCGATCGTCTACAAGTCCGTGCTGCTGGTGGACATCGGCAAGGCCAGCAACCTGGCCGGCACCGCCCATGAAACCGGCACGGATACGGTACTTGCCCATGCCGATGCGGCCGCGCTGAAGCCGGGGCTGCACGCGGCACACTCCACCGAGCTGCTGAACCTGCTCGACCGTGGCCAGCTGGCCCGTGCGGGCCTGGACCTGGATACCACGCGCGGCCCGCACGACGGGCTGCTGTCGGAGAAATGGGAAGCCATGGACGTACTGCCCGCGCTGGACCCGGCCCGGCCGGACGATGTCCTGCTGCTGGTCGGCAATGACAACGACTTCATCGCCCGCCACTGTGTGATGCAGGGCGAGGCGTGCGACAGCCCGTACGACAATGACAACCGCATCCTGGTGTACCGCCTGACCCTGCCCTGA
- a CDS encoding 2,3-dihydro-2,3-dihydroxybenzoate dehydrogenase — MQLSGFAGRIALVTGAGGGIGAALVGQLAAAGCVVVATDRHVPRVDAAQGRVHAFALDVRDAAAVDAFVDLVEESLGPIGLAASVAGVLHVGAVQDTRDEDWRQVFAVNADGVFHLGRALARVMSPRREGALVVVSSNAAGVPRHGMAAYAASKAAATMFTRCLGLELAPLGIRCNIVAPGSTLTPMQTGMWEDGQGVQRVIDGSLDTYKAGIPLRKLATPEDIANAVMFLLSEQAGHVAMSDLYVDGGATLRG; from the coding sequence ATGCAGCTGAGCGGATTTGCGGGGCGCATCGCGCTGGTGACAGGGGCGGGCGGTGGCATTGGCGCCGCCTTGGTCGGGCAGCTGGCGGCGGCGGGTTGCGTGGTGGTGGCGACCGATCGCCACGTGCCGAGGGTCGATGCAGCGCAGGGGCGGGTACATGCCTTTGCACTGGACGTGCGCGATGCCGCGGCCGTGGATGCGTTCGTGGATCTGGTGGAGGAGTCACTGGGACCGATCGGGCTGGCTGCCAGCGTGGCCGGCGTGCTGCACGTGGGCGCGGTGCAGGACACGCGGGATGAGGACTGGCGGCAGGTGTTCGCGGTCAATGCCGATGGCGTGTTCCATCTGGGCCGCGCCCTGGCGCGGGTGATGTCACCGCGCCGCGAGGGCGCACTGGTGGTGGTCAGCTCCAACGCCGCTGGCGTCCCGCGCCATGGCATGGCGGCCTATGCCGCGTCGAAGGCCGCCGCGACGATGTTCACCCGCTGCCTCGGGCTGGAGCTGGCGCCCTTGGGCATCCGCTGCAACATCGTGGCCCCGGGCTCGACCCTGACCCCGATGCAGACCGGGATGTGGGAGGACGGGCAGGGCGTGCAACGGGTGATCGATGGCAGCCTGGACACCTACAAGGCAGGCATTCCCCTGCGCAAGCTGGCCACGCCGGAGGACATCGCCAACGCGGTGATGTTCCTGCTGAGCGAGCAGGCCGGGCATGTGGCGATGAGTGACCTGTACGTGGATGGCGGCGCCACGCTGCGCGGCTGA
- a CDS encoding amino acid adenylation domain-containing protein yields MSGQVQADAPVPATAGTVPLTEAQAGLWFAQRLAPDNPAFNTAHAVWMEGTLDVPAFTAAADQAAREAEAFALRFAEADDGQPVQWHDPTHVPWLQPVDLSAASDPAAAAQGLMRADRLSPVDPTRDRIAQQRLYVLGPGRWVWYLRVHHLATDGYGMALFTDRVCALLAGRTGSPLPPLAAALAEDAGYRADARRVQDRQWWLDTLGDMPPATGLAGTAPASHDALRHVQPVPAPLRQRLLEAAAGWLQPWPDVLTALGADYVRRMSGLDEAVVGVPFMARLGSAAARVPAMVMNVLPLRVAASDSSVEAATRSLGRQLVQGRRHGRYRGEQMRRDLGRMGGQQRLHGPLINVQPFYRPIGVPGVQARLDVLCTGPVDELTLGFRGDALAVLDLEIEANPALYTPADLQDHAQRLLHFVSAALADGPLQSVPLASAADVQQVVHDFNATACPVPATTLAALLEQGMARDPAAIALELGDARIDHATLEQRSRALASQLQARGIGPGDRVAVALPRSIELVIALLAVLRAGAAYLPLDLSHPDARLSRILAMAAPRAVLAEATLQQRLPEADVLPPQDWSQQHDAALAAAAAPDDAAYVIYTSGSTGEPKGVVIEHRAIVNRLLWMQVHYGMQADDRVLQKTPATFDVSVWEFFLPILCGATLVLAGPDAHRDPAELARLIRTHGITTAHFVPSMLAAFVAAPAAQGVVLRRVFTSGEALDAALRDRFHRVVQAELHNLYGPTEAAVDVSWWPAGADDTTQPVPIGFPVWNTRLYVLDAGLRPLPVGVAGELYLGGVQLARGYLGRDDLTADRFLADPFLPGERIYRTGDVARWRRDGAVAYLGRSDHQVKLRGLRIELGEIEVALRELPGVARAEVLLRDDLPGEPRLVAYVSATAPAAEALRAHLATRLPDYMLPTAYVPVHDWPVTANGKLDRRALPLPVWAEVMGRAAATPLETELAALFARVLGRDAPVAVDADFFALGGDSLSAVHLLLAIEARWRCELGLGAVFAQPTVAALAARLAARPAQADHALGPVITLADGEPGRPPLFVVHPAGGIAWNYRTLARALAPARTVHGLQSPALDPAQPLPGSIEAMANAYVQRVIALQPQGPVHLLGWSVGGILAQAMAVRLQEIGRTVGELVLLDAYPSECWRAEPEPDPIAALRALLAIAGHDPDAHPELDDRERILAFLRRGGSALGSLPDPVLDGVVRAVTGTNRLIRDHHHRPYDGTLVHVRAGRDHQARPQLQSALWQAHARQVEARELPFLHAELTGRDAVAQIAPWLSQRLQAWDHEQETGECS; encoded by the coding sequence ATGAGCGGGCAGGTGCAGGCCGACGCGCCGGTGCCCGCCACGGCGGGGACGGTGCCGTTGACCGAGGCACAGGCCGGGCTGTGGTTCGCGCAGCGCCTGGCGCCGGACAACCCGGCATTCAACACCGCCCATGCGGTGTGGATGGAGGGCACGCTGGATGTGCCTGCGTTCACTGCCGCGGCCGATCAGGCCGCGCGCGAGGCCGAAGCGTTCGCGCTGCGCTTTGCCGAAGCCGACGATGGGCAGCCGGTGCAGTGGCATGACCCGACCCATGTGCCCTGGCTGCAGCCGGTGGATCTGTCCGCAGCGTCCGACCCGGCAGCGGCGGCACAGGGGCTGATGCGTGCCGATCGGCTGTCCCCGGTGGACCCCACGCGCGACCGCATCGCCCAGCAGCGCTTGTACGTGCTCGGGCCCGGGCGCTGGGTCTGGTACCTGCGCGTGCACCACCTGGCCACCGACGGCTATGGGATGGCCCTGTTCACCGACCGGGTCTGCGCGCTGCTGGCCGGCCGCACGGGCTCGCCGTTGCCACCGTTGGCCGCCGCCCTGGCCGAGGATGCCGGCTATCGCGCCGATGCGCGTCGCGTCCAGGACCGGCAGTGGTGGCTGGACACGCTGGGCGACATGCCGCCGGCCACCGGGCTGGCCGGCACGGCGCCGGCCAGCCATGACGCGTTGCGCCATGTGCAGCCGGTACCGGCGCCGCTGCGCCAGCGCCTGCTGGAGGCGGCGGCCGGCTGGCTGCAGCCGTGGCCGGATGTGCTGACCGCGCTCGGCGCGGACTATGTGCGGCGCATGAGCGGGCTGGACGAGGCCGTGGTCGGCGTGCCGTTCATGGCGCGCCTGGGCAGTGCGGCGGCACGGGTACCGGCGATGGTGATGAACGTGCTGCCGCTGCGCGTGGCGGCCAGCGACAGCAGTGTCGAAGCGGCCACGCGCAGCCTGGGCCGGCAGCTGGTGCAGGGCCGTCGCCATGGGCGTTACCGGGGCGAGCAGATGCGCCGCGATCTTGGTCGCATGGGTGGCCAGCAGCGCCTGCATGGCCCGCTGATCAATGTGCAGCCGTTCTACAGGCCGATCGGCGTGCCTGGCGTGCAGGCACGGCTAGACGTGCTGTGTACCGGCCCGGTGGATGAACTGACGCTGGGCTTCCGCGGTGATGCGCTGGCTGTGCTGGACCTGGAAATCGAAGCCAACCCCGCGCTCTACACGCCGGCCGATCTGCAGGATCATGCGCAGCGGCTGCTGCATTTCGTGTCGGCGGCCCTGGCCGACGGGCCGTTGCAGTCGGTGCCGTTGGCCAGCGCGGCCGATGTCCAGCAGGTGGTACACGACTTCAATGCGACGGCCTGCCCGGTGCCGGCCACGACGCTGGCCGCGCTGCTGGAGCAGGGCATGGCACGTGATCCGGCCGCCATTGCCCTGGAGCTGGGCGATGCGCGGATCGACCACGCCACGCTGGAGCAGCGCAGCCGTGCACTGGCATCGCAGCTGCAGGCGCGTGGCATCGGCCCCGGGGACCGGGTGGCGGTGGCCCTGCCGCGCTCGATCGAGCTGGTCATCGCGCTGCTGGCCGTGCTGCGTGCCGGTGCGGCGTACCTGCCGCTGGATCTGTCCCATCCCGATGCGCGCCTGTCACGCATCCTGGCGATGGCGGCGCCGCGTGCGGTGCTGGCCGAGGCAACGCTGCAGCAGCGCCTGCCGGAGGCTGATGTGCTGCCGCCGCAGGACTGGTCGCAACAGCACGATGCCGCGCTGGCTGCCGCGGCCGCACCTGACGATGCGGCCTATGTGATCTATACCTCCGGCTCGACCGGCGAGCCCAAGGGCGTGGTCATCGAGCACCGTGCCATCGTCAACCGCCTGCTGTGGATGCAGGTGCACTACGGCATGCAGGCCGATGACCGCGTGCTGCAGAAGACCCCGGCCACGTTCGATGTATCGGTCTGGGAATTCTTCCTGCCGATCCTGTGCGGGGCCACGCTGGTGCTGGCCGGCCCGGACGCGCACCGCGACCCGGCCGAGCTGGCACGACTGATCCGCACCCACGGCATCACCACCGCGCATTTCGTGCCGTCGATGCTGGCGGCCTTCGTGGCTGCACCGGCGGCGCAGGGAGTGGTGCTGCGGCGGGTATTCACCAGTGGCGAGGCGCTGGATGCCGCGCTGCGCGACCGTTTCCACCGCGTGGTGCAGGCAGAGCTGCACAACCTGTACGGCCCCACCGAAGCGGCGGTGGACGTGAGCTGGTGGCCGGCCGGTGCCGATGACACCACGCAGCCGGTGCCGATCGGCTTCCCGGTCTGGAACACGCGCCTGTATGTGCTGGATGCGGGACTGCGGCCACTGCCGGTCGGCGTGGCCGGTGAGCTGTACCTGGGCGGCGTGCAGCTGGCACGCGGTTATCTGGGGCGCGATGACCTGACCGCCGACCGTTTCCTGGCCGATCCGTTCCTGCCCGGTGAGCGGATCTACCGTACCGGCGATGTGGCCCGCTGGCGCCGTGATGGCGCGGTGGCGTATCTGGGCCGCAGCGATCACCAGGTGAAGCTGCGTGGCCTGCGCATCGAGCTGGGGGAGATTGAAGTGGCGCTGCGTGAGCTGCCCGGCGTGGCACGCGCCGAGGTGCTGCTGCGTGACGATCTGCCGGGAGAGCCGCGGCTGGTGGCCTATGTATCCGCGACGGCGCCCGCCGCCGAAGCGCTGCGCGCGCACCTGGCCACGCGCCTGCCTGACTACATGCTGCCGACCGCCTACGTGCCGGTGCACGACTGGCCGGTGACGGCCAACGGCAAGCTGGACCGCCGGGCCTTGCCGCTGCCGGTGTGGGCCGAGGTGATGGGACGGGCCGCCGCCACACCGCTGGAAACCGAGCTGGCCGCACTGTTCGCGCGCGTGCTGGGGCGCGATGCGCCGGTGGCGGTCGATGCGGATTTCTTCGCACTCGGCGGCGATTCGCTGTCGGCCGTGCACCTGCTGCTGGCCATCGAGGCGCGCTGGCGCTGCGAGCTGGGCCTGGGCGCGGTGTTCGCACAGCCCACGGTTGCAGCGCTGGCGGCGCGGCTGGCCGCCCGGCCCGCTCAGGCTGACCATGCGCTGGGGCCGGTGATCACGCTGGCCGACGGCGAGCCGGGGCGGCCCCCCCTGTTCGTGGTGCATCCGGCCGGTGGCATCGCCTGGAACTACCGCACGCTGGCGCGTGCGCTGGCACCGGCCCGCACCGTGCACGGCCTGCAGTCGCCCGCGCTGGACCCGGCACAGCCGCTGCCGGGCAGCATCGAAGCCATGGCCAATGCTTACGTGCAGCGCGTCATCGCATTGCAGCCACAGGGACCGGTCCATCTGCTGGGCTGGTCGGTGGGCGGCATCCTGGCGCAGGCGATGGCGGTACGCCTGCAGGAGATCGGCCGTACCGTCGGCGAGCTGGTACTGCTGGATGCCTACCCCAGCGAGTGCTGGCGCGCCGAGCCCGAGCCCGACCCCATCGCAGCGCTGCGTGCGCTGCTCGCCATTGCCGGCCACGACCCGGACGCGCATCCGGAACTGGATGACCGCGAGCGCATCCTGGCGTTCCTGCGGCGCGGCGGCAGCGCGCTGGGCAGTCTGCCGGACCCCGTGCTGGATGGGGTGGTACGGGCAGTGACCGGCACCAATCGGCTCATCCGCGATCACCACCACCGACCGTATGACGGCACGCTGGTGCATGTCCGCGCGGGCCGGGATCACCAGGCACGACCGCAGCTGCAGTCGGCGCTGTGGCAGGCGCACGCACGGCAGGTCGAGGCGCGTGAACTGCCGTTCCTGCATGCCGAGTTGACCGGGCGCGATGCGGTGGCACAGATCGCGCCGTGGCTGTCGCAGCGGCTGCAGGCGTGGGACCACGAACAGGAGACAGGTGAATGCAGCTGA
- a CDS encoding phosphopantetheine-binding protein, producing the protein MTTPTVPLTLERMRADVARVLDCAPGDIGDDDNLIDLDLDSMRMLGLVLAWSNTGLPVEFAQLAEYSTLRGWWNVVQQLQAGARA; encoded by the coding sequence ATGACTACCCCGACCGTGCCGTTGACTCTGGAGCGCATGCGGGCCGACGTGGCCCGCGTGCTTGACTGCGCGCCGGGCGACATCGGTGACGATGACAACCTGATCGACCTGGACCTGGATTCGATGCGCATGCTCGGCCTGGTGCTGGCCTGGAGCAACACCGGCCTGCCGGTCGAGTTCGCGCAGCTGGCCGAATACAGCACGCTGCGCGGCTGGTGGAACGTGGTGCAGCAGCTGCAGGCCGGCGCGCGCGCATGA
- a CDS encoding isochorismatase family protein, translated as MALPKITPYSLPTAAELPAPRGPWRPQAERLALLVHDMQRYFLAAFDAGAAPLAPAVANLARLLAHCRSRGIPVFYTAQHGNQDRRDRGLQADLWGPGMRALAEHEAIIDALAPREHEHVLVKHRYSAFQRSNLETLMRVRGRDQLLVTGVYAHIGCTATVVEAFQRDIEAFIAADAVADFSRADHDQALHWIARTCGVPMTTDQLLEALA; from the coding sequence ATGGCGCTGCCGAAGATCACCCCGTATTCCCTGCCGACGGCCGCCGAGCTGCCGGCGCCACGCGGTCCCTGGCGGCCGCAGGCCGAGCGGCTGGCGTTGCTGGTGCATGACATGCAGCGCTACTTCCTGGCTGCCTTCGATGCCGGGGCGGCGCCACTGGCCCCGGCCGTGGCCAATCTGGCACGGCTGCTGGCCCACTGCCGCAGCCGCGGCATTCCGGTGTTCTACACCGCCCAGCACGGCAACCAGGACCGTCGTGACCGCGGCCTGCAGGCCGACCTGTGGGGGCCGGGCATGCGCGCCCTGGCCGAACATGAGGCCATCATCGATGCCCTGGCACCGCGCGAGCATGAGCACGTTCTGGTCAAGCACCGTTACAGCGCGTTCCAGCGCAGCAACCTGGAAACGCTGATGCGCGTGCGTGGCCGCGACCAGCTGCTGGTGACCGGCGTGTATGCCCACATCGGCTGTACCGCCACGGTGGTGGAGGCCTTCCAGCGCGACATCGAGGCGTTCATCGCCGCCGACGCGGTGGCCGATTTCTCACGCGCCGACCACGACCAGGCGCTGCATTGGATTGCCCGTACCTGCGGTGTGCCGATGACCACCGACCAACTGCTGGAGGCCCTGGCATGA
- a CDS encoding isochorismate synthase, with protein MNDALHLPADGEATPMTIDEGADTALFLLQQGDQSVHGQGCLRRLPAGPLQTLEARSRAFFAAQRGGPGVLVGAVPFDPSHDDALHQPVRLAPALAYTDTPPPALAGDVQAEPPAQDYADAVARAVAVLADATQPLDKVVLARSLRVHTRQPMPPQALLARLGKDPSVATYATPLPTLPGQAPAWLVGATPELLLRKRGAQVLSHPLAGSARRSADATQDAQAAQALLASRKDHDEHRHVVEAIVDGLAPWCTRVEAAPRPSLHATASMWHLGTRIHATLKDAATPAATLLAALHPTPAVCGTPRAPALQHIGTLEPLPRGFYAGAVGWLDAHGDGDWYVAIRCARLQGPELRLYAGAGIVADSQPQAEVAETSAKFSALLTALGVREADLPGAQVP; from the coding sequence ATGAACGACGCACTGCACCTGCCCGCCGATGGTGAGGCAACACCGATGACAATCGACGAGGGGGCCGATACCGCACTGTTCCTGCTGCAGCAGGGCGATCAGTCCGTGCACGGCCAGGGCTGCCTGCGGCGCCTGCCCGCCGGGCCGTTGCAGACGCTGGAGGCACGCAGCCGTGCATTCTTCGCAGCACAGCGTGGCGGGCCAGGCGTGCTGGTGGGGGCGGTGCCGTTCGACCCGTCGCACGACGATGCCCTGCACCAGCCGGTGCGGTTGGCACCGGCATTGGCCTACACCGATACACCGCCGCCCGCGCTGGCCGGCGACGTGCAGGCCGAGCCGCCGGCGCAGGACTACGCCGACGCGGTGGCCCGTGCCGTAGCCGTACTGGCGGATGCCACGCAGCCGCTGGACAAGGTGGTGCTGGCGCGCAGCCTGCGTGTGCATACCCGCCAGCCGATGCCACCGCAGGCGCTGCTGGCACGGCTGGGCAAGGACCCATCGGTGGCGACCTATGCCACGCCGCTGCCGACCCTGCCCGGGCAGGCGCCGGCCTGGCTGGTGGGGGCCACGCCGGAACTGCTGCTGCGCAAGCGCGGTGCGCAGGTGCTGTCGCACCCCTTGGCCGGTTCGGCGCGGCGCAGCGCCGATGCCACCCAGGATGCGCAGGCCGCACAGGCGCTGCTGGCCTCGCGCAAGGACCATGACGAGCATCGCCACGTGGTCGAAGCGATCGTGGACGGGCTGGCGCCGTGGTGCACCCGCGTCGAGGCGGCGCCACGCCCCAGCCTGCATGCCACTGCGAGCATGTGGCACCTGGGCACGCGCATCCACGCCACCCTGAAGGACGCGGCGACCCCGGCCGCAACGCTGCTGGCGGCCCTGCATCCCACGCCGGCCGTCTGCGGCACGCCGCGCGCACCGGCACTGCAGCACATCGGTACGTTGGAGCCGCTGCCACGTGGCTTCTATGCCGGCGCGGTCGGTTGGCTGGACGCGCACGGCGATGGTGACTGGTATGTGGCCATCCGCTGTGCCCGCCTGCAGGGGCCCGAACTGCGCCTGTACGCCGGGGCTGGCATCGTGGCCGATTCCCAGCCCCAGGCCGAAGTGGCCGAGACCTCGGCCAAGTTCAGCGCGCTGCTGACCGCGCTGGGCGTGCGTGAGGCTGATCTTCCCGGAGCACAGGTGCCATGA